The genome window CGCCGGATCATTCTGCAAATCACCATCCAGCGTCACTATGTAATCGCCCGTAGCGGCTTCGATCCCCGCAGCCAGCGCGGTTGTCTGCCCGTAGTTCCGGGCCAGCACGATCAGTCTGGTTCGTGAATCGGCGTATTGCCTGACGGTTGCTACCGTTGCATCGCGGGAGCCGTCATCAACCAGAATCAGTTCGTAGGCAAGCGGTGCGAGTGCCTGGTGGATGCGCTCCAGCAACGGCCGGATATTGTCGGCCTCGTTGTAAAGCGGTACCACAACCGAAACCAGGGTATCAGCGGTCATACGGATTCGGAATGATTGACTGGTGGCGTTAGTAACGGTTTGCTCATCACATAATCGTTCATCCAGTACGGGCCGATGGCAATGTCTTCTTCCCGCACCACCCGGAATCCCTGTTTCTCGTAGAACGTCCGGGCTTTGTTGTACCGGTTAACATTCAGCAGCAGTTCCGTTCCGCCCAACGTCCGGCATCGGTTTTCGACCTCGGTGAGGAGCATTTTTCCTAAGCCACTCCCCTGCGTAGCGGGTAGCACGTAAATTTTATGCAGTTTAAAAACGCTGTCGTCTGGTCCGTAAGGGGCAAAAGCGGCAAACCCGAGCAACGCAGAGTCCTGGCCTTCGCCGTCCGTTTCCAGCAGCACAAAGGTTTGCTGTTGCGTAGTCATCTGGTCCAGAAGCGATTCAGGTGCGTACATGGTCGTAAACATATACTCGATTTGCTCCGGCGTTAAGATTGCCCGGTAGGTTGGTTCCCAGATCTGCTCCTGCAACCGGATGATAGCCGGAATATCGGTGGGTGTAGCGGTACGAAGTTTAAACGGCACGTTCGGTCGTATTTACGTAGTTTTACAGCAAATATAGTCAGCCAGTCAATAGGCATCCGTGTCGACAGCCCTTACCTGTCGGTACTCAACCGGTTTGCCCCTGACTGGTGACCTTGAGCATTGACTTTTTATGGCCGAGAAAAAACCGCTGATTTTAATAACGAACGACGATGGCATCACCGCGCATGGTATTCGAACGCTCGTTGAGTTAATGAAACAAGTTG of Spirosoma agri contains these proteins:
- a CDS encoding GNAT family N-acetyltransferase; this encodes MPFKLRTATPTDIPAIIRLQEQIWEPTYRAILTPEQIEYMFTTMYAPESLLDQMTTQQQTFVLLETDGEGQDSALLGFAAFAPYGPDDSVFKLHKIYVLPATQGSGLGKMLLTEVENRCRTLGGTELLLNVNRYNKARTFYEKQGFRVVREEDIAIGPYWMNDYVMSKPLLTPPVNHSESV